In Fluviicola taffensis DSM 16823, the following are encoded in one genomic region:
- a CDS encoding methylmalonyl-CoA mutase family protein: MTDLFSSFQASSKEEWIAILQKELKGESIDTLNKINRVEEITFPSYFHREDQKSQFSDPGLAPYTRGINSKNNDWTIATAFRVLDEKETNKQLISALMAGTDHLILEAVNSNSIDFGALLNEVGLSFIHTTFRAKSSEQITDFLTFVKDVAVLIEFDNNKELVNQSSKFTNPNAKIYHVDAAKVQQAGGTTWQELGIALAEGHDLLVQQMDQGVDVDTAAARIHFTLGIGSKYFFELSKIRAFRSTWAQIVSAYSPKHTCSLATTITAKTSFLNISLKDPYTNLLRQTTEAMSAVLSGIQHLNIQPYDWYSSKPNFEFTQRMATNISLLLKEESYLQIVADPAGGSYALDALTETIAERAWSTFQWIERTGGITNKDVIQQLEVEIAEKAAMRIQEIQTKTEKRIGMNIFPNPETVDNQWAELPKGWNNLKPLILEQVV; this comes from the coding sequence ATGACGGACTTATTCTCATCCTTTCAAGCTAGTTCCAAAGAGGAATGGATTGCCATTCTCCAAAAGGAATTAAAGGGTGAATCAATAGACACATTGAATAAAATCAATCGCGTGGAAGAAATTACTTTTCCCAGTTATTTTCACCGCGAAGATCAAAAAAGTCAGTTTTCAGACCCTGGTTTAGCACCATATACGCGAGGAATTAATTCGAAAAACAACGATTGGACAATTGCAACTGCATTTCGAGTTCTAGACGAAAAAGAAACGAACAAACAGCTCATTTCAGCATTAATGGCTGGAACAGATCACTTAATTCTTGAGGCAGTAAATTCAAATTCCATTGATTTTGGTGCATTACTAAACGAAGTGGGACTTTCCTTCATTCACACTACTTTTCGGGCAAAAAGCAGTGAGCAAATTACTGATTTCCTAACATTTGTAAAAGATGTAGCTGTACTCATTGAATTTGATAACAACAAAGAATTAGTCAATCAGTCATCTAAATTCACAAATCCGAATGCTAAAATCTATCATGTAGATGCGGCAAAAGTGCAACAAGCAGGCGGCACAACTTGGCAAGAATTAGGGATTGCTTTAGCAGAAGGACACGACCTTTTGGTGCAACAAATGGATCAAGGAGTTGATGTGGATACTGCAGCTGCCCGCATTCATTTCACTCTTGGAATTGGCTCTAAATATTTCTTCGAATTAAGTAAAATAAGAGCATTTAGGAGTACTTGGGCTCAAATTGTTTCTGCCTATTCTCCAAAACATACTTGTTCGTTAGCTACAACAATTACAGCTAAAACGAGTTTCCTCAACATTAGTTTAAAAGATCCTTATACAAATCTATTGAGACAAACAACCGAAGCAATGTCAGCGGTTCTTTCAGGAATACAACATTTAAACATTCAACCCTACGATTGGTATTCAAGCAAACCCAATTTTGAGTTTACGCAACGGATGGCTACCAATATTTCACTTTTATTGAAAGAAGAATCCTATTTGCAAATCGTTGCCGATCCTGCGGGGGGTTCTTATGCATTAGATGCTTTAACAGAAACGATTGCCGAACGTGCTTGGAGTACTTTTCAGTGGATTGAGCGCACTGGCGGAATCACCAACAAAGATGTGATCCAACAACTTGAAGTGGAAATTGCGGAAAAAGCAGCAATGCGCATCCAAGAAATTCAAACCAAAACAGAGAAGCGAATTGGAATGAACATCTTCCCAAATCCAGAAACAGTTGATAACCAATGGGCAGAATTACCTAAAGGCTGGAACAATTTGAAACCATTAATTTTAGAGCAAGTAGTATGA
- a CDS encoding DUF1569 domain-containing protein, which produces MFIETDLETVLTHLNKLTPDTKPVWGKMSAQRMVEHLTDTLRIATGENPQELLIPEDKVERMVAFLYSDKPMAQNMVVPFAKEGTPLRHEELELAIDEFVDVYLEFQELFGQNPELKTVHAYYGPINYEQWDLLHKKHLTHHFTQFGIL; this is translated from the coding sequence ATGTTTATTGAAACTGATTTAGAAACCGTACTTACACATCTAAACAAGCTAACTCCAGATACAAAACCTGTTTGGGGGAAAATGTCTGCACAACGAATGGTTGAACATTTAACAGATACACTTCGAATTGCAACAGGTGAAAATCCGCAAGAATTACTCATTCCAGAAGACAAAGTGGAACGAATGGTTGCTTTTTTATACTCAGACAAGCCGATGGCTCAAAACATGGTTGTTCCTTTTGCAAAAGAAGGTACTCCTTTACGCCATGAAGAACTCGAATTGGCTATCGATGAATTTGTAGATGTTTATTTGGAGTTTCAAGAACTTTTCGGGCAGAATCCAGAATTGAAAACAGTTCATGCGTATTACGGACCCATTAACTATGAACAATGGGATTTACTTCATAAAAAACATTTGACTCACCATTTTACCCAATTCGGAATTTTATAG
- the scpA gene encoding methylmalonyl-CoA mutase, whose translation MSIRKSFENISLDTTALNGNAEKEVFATPEKISLSSYYNQNDLKEVSHLGFISGRAPFLRGPYGSMYAIRPWTIRQYAGFSTAEESNAFYRRNLAAGQKGLSVAFDLATHRGYDSDHERVVGDVGKAGVAIDSILDMKILFDQIPLNEMSVSMTMNGAVIPILAFYIVAAEEQGVKQEELSGTIQNDILKEFMVRNTYIYPPAPSMRIIADIFAYTAEKMPRFNSISISGYHMQEAGATASIELAYTLADGLEYLRAGINAGMDVDAFAPRLSFFWAIGMNHFMEIAKMRAGRLLWSKLVAQFNPKNEKSLALRTHCQTSGWSLTEQDPFNNIARTCIEAMAAGFGGTQSLHTNALDEAIALPTDFSARIARNTQIYLQEETGMTDLIDPWGGSYYVEKLTQELVDEAWKLIEEVEELGGMAKAIETGIPKMRIEEAAARKQARIDAGKDIIVGVNRYQLEKESAMDILQIDNTKVRDSQLERLKVLRDNRNPERVQACLEKLADAAKNGTGNLLEIAVECARERASLGEISQAMETSFGRHQATIRSISGVYSAESMNDKDFEQAKTLVETFAKLEGRRPRIMIAKMGQDGHDRGAKVIATSFADIGFDVDIGPLFQTPKEAAKQAVENDVHVLGVSSLAAGHKTLVPQVIEELKQMGRSDIMVVAGGVIPAQDYEFLYDAGVFGVFGPGTKISKAAQNILELLIKSVE comes from the coding sequence ATGAGTATTCGTAAGTCATTTGAAAATATTTCATTAGATACAACTGCTTTAAACGGAAATGCAGAAAAGGAAGTTTTTGCAACTCCTGAAAAAATTTCTCTTTCAAGTTATTACAATCAGAATGACTTAAAAGAGGTCAGTCATTTGGGATTCATTAGCGGAAGAGCGCCTTTTCTAAGAGGACCTTACGGCTCTATGTACGCCATTCGACCTTGGACGATTCGTCAATATGCAGGATTTTCAACTGCTGAAGAATCCAATGCTTTTTACAGAAGAAATTTAGCTGCTGGACAAAAAGGACTTTCTGTTGCCTTCGATTTAGCGACTCACAGAGGATATGATTCTGATCACGAACGTGTAGTTGGTGATGTAGGAAAAGCTGGTGTTGCCATCGACTCTATTTTGGATATGAAAATTTTGTTCGATCAAATTCCCTTGAATGAAATGTCTGTTTCCATGACTATGAATGGAGCAGTAATTCCAATTTTAGCATTTTATATTGTTGCCGCCGAAGAGCAAGGAGTCAAACAAGAAGAACTTTCAGGAACCATTCAGAATGATATTTTGAAAGAATTCATGGTTCGAAATACATACATTTATCCTCCAGCTCCATCCATGCGCATTATCGCGGATATTTTTGCCTACACGGCAGAAAAAATGCCTCGATTCAATTCCATTTCAATTTCTGGTTACCACATGCAGGAAGCTGGGGCAACAGCAAGTATTGAATTGGCATACACCTTAGCGGATGGATTGGAATACCTAAGAGCGGGAATCAATGCAGGAATGGATGTCGATGCATTTGCTCCACGTTTGAGCTTCTTTTGGGCCATTGGAATGAATCACTTCATGGAAATCGCTAAAATGCGTGCAGGACGTCTATTGTGGTCAAAATTGGTTGCTCAATTCAATCCAAAAAATGAAAAGTCATTGGCACTTCGCACGCATTGCCAAACTTCTGGTTGGAGCTTAACCGAGCAAGATCCATTTAATAATATTGCCAGAACATGTATTGAAGCGATGGCAGCTGGTTTTGGCGGAACGCAATCTTTACATACAAATGCATTAGACGAAGCGATCGCTTTACCAACAGACTTCTCAGCTCGAATAGCTCGAAATACCCAAATCTATTTGCAAGAAGAAACAGGAATGACTGATTTAATTGATCCTTGGGGAGGAAGTTATTATGTAGAAAAATTGACCCAAGAATTAGTTGATGAAGCTTGGAAATTAATCGAAGAAGTAGAAGAATTGGGAGGAATGGCAAAAGCCATTGAAACAGGAATTCCAAAAATGCGCATTGAAGAAGCTGCCGCACGTAAACAAGCGCGAATTGATGCCGGAAAAGATATTATTGTTGGCGTAAATCGCTATCAATTAGAAAAAGAATCCGCGATGGATATTCTACAAATAGACAATACCAAGGTACGTGATTCACAACTAGAGCGATTAAAAGTATTGCGTGACAATAGAAATCCTGAACGGGTACAAGCCTGTTTGGAAAAACTGGCAGACGCCGCAAAAAACGGAACGGGAAATCTATTAGAAATTGCCGTTGAGTGCGCACGAGAAAGAGCATCTTTGGGTGAAATTTCTCAAGCCATGGAAACTAGTTTTGGAAGACATCAAGCAACAATTCGATCTATTAGTGGTGTATATTCAGCTGAAAGTATGAATGATAAAGATTTTGAACAAGCAAAGACCTTGGTTGAAACCTTCGCTAAATTGGAAGGAAGAAGACCTCGAATTATGATTGCTAAAATGGGGCAAGATGGTCATGACCGCGGTGCAAAAGTGATTGCTACTTCCTTTGCAGATATCGGTTTTGATGTAGATATAGGTCCTTTATTTCAAACACCCAAAGAAGCAGCAAAACAAGCCGTTGAAAATGACGTACATGTTTTAGGCGTTTCTTCTTTAGCAGCTGGACATAAAACCTTGGTTCCACAAGTAATTGAAGAACTCAAACAAATGGGAAGGTCAGATATCATGGTAGTCGCAGGCGGAGTTATTCCAGCTCAAGACTATGAGTTTTTATACGATGCTGGAGTTTTTGGAGTTTTTGGACCAGGAACAAAAATTTCAAAAGCTGCTCAAAACATTTTGGAACTACTCATTAAAAGTGTGGAATAA
- a CDS encoding LTA synthase family protein: MLMKLRNVLPITLQSLLLRIALILVLMTITRIVFYCFNMDSFAHVQFTDWFAGIWFDLSTVSLVLLPFIILSLLPQKWQSNWVIRILQIISFFIPALLIVALNLLDTAYYNFTLKRSTADLFAIVSAGNDVGQLLTSFIKDYWLLILIFMIGIYLLAKFYKRTNYRNWKNQRSSKLHVELIALVLTIPFAILFGRGGFGLRPISPVEASLYTRPENSALVLNTAFTILKSIGMDDLVEKRYFSEKEGEKLYNPIRKTNPQNILPDGTNVVVIMLESFGNEWVGKFNNSISYTPFLDSLLEKSWYFEYGISNGKKSIEAVPTISASMPTLMDNPYISSAYSNNQLQSLPSILKDKGYSTAFYHGATNGSMRFNSFASQLGYEEYFGRFEYNNDDHSDKTWGILDEYFNPWTAKKLTQMKKPFMANLFTLSSHHPYFVPQEWRSKVKNGPHPICKSIYYGDISLRKFFQQAAKEPWYKNTLFVIVADHTPSSNSEIYNQRTEMYRIPIAFFDPSGKLPRKREKTIFQQIDIMPTVLDLVNVKANYYSIGSSFFSKDPREAVTYLEGSYYYFRNNKLLVYSNDKIVNLFDFTIKTKNPTNLLPAQKAEAEKMAKRLKAIIQRYNHDLIHNQTIVR, translated from the coding sequence ATGTTGATGAAACTGCGTAATGTTCTCCCAATAACTCTGCAAAGTCTATTGCTACGCATTGCACTTATCTTAGTGTTGATGACAATTACACGCATTGTTTTTTATTGCTTCAACATGGATTCCTTTGCACATGTTCAATTCACAGATTGGTTTGCAGGAATATGGTTCGACTTGTCAACTGTAAGCTTGGTCCTTCTCCCCTTCATAATTTTAAGTCTGCTTCCTCAAAAATGGCAAAGCAATTGGGTTATTAGAATTCTTCAAATTATTTCATTTTTTATTCCAGCATTATTGATTGTTGCGCTCAATTTATTGGACACTGCCTATTACAATTTTACCTTAAAACGATCCACAGCAGATTTATTTGCTATTGTCTCTGCTGGAAATGATGTAGGACAACTCCTCACTAGCTTCATCAAAGACTATTGGTTGCTGATCCTCATTTTCATGATCGGCATTTATCTTTTAGCGAAGTTTTACAAAAGAACCAACTATCGAAATTGGAAAAATCAACGCAGTAGCAAGTTACATGTTGAACTAATTGCCTTAGTATTAACCATTCCTTTTGCTATTCTATTTGGCCGTGGCGGTTTTGGCTTAAGACCAATTTCTCCTGTTGAAGCTTCCTTGTATACACGTCCAGAAAATTCGGCTTTGGTTTTAAATACTGCATTTACCATTTTAAAATCCATAGGAATGGACGATTTGGTGGAAAAGCGCTATTTCAGTGAAAAAGAAGGGGAGAAATTATACAATCCAATTCGGAAAACAAATCCACAAAACATATTGCCCGATGGAACAAATGTCGTAGTTATTATGCTCGAAAGTTTCGGAAACGAATGGGTGGGAAAATTCAATAACAGTATTTCTTACACGCCTTTTCTAGATTCATTGCTGGAAAAAAGCTGGTATTTCGAATACGGTATTTCAAACGGAAAAAAATCGATCGAAGCAGTTCCAACAATCTCTGCTTCCATGCCAACTTTGATGGATAATCCATATATATCTTCGGCATATAGTAACAACCAATTGCAAAGTTTACCGAGCATCTTAAAAGACAAAGGATACAGCACTGCATTTTATCATGGAGCAACCAACGGTTCCATGCGTTTCAATAGTTTTGCTTCACAGCTAGGTTATGAAGAATATTTTGGGCGATTTGAATACAACAACGACGATCATTCTGATAAAACCTGGGGAATCTTGGATGAATATTTCAATCCTTGGACCGCTAAAAAATTGACTCAAATGAAAAAGCCCTTCATGGCCAATTTATTTACGCTTTCTTCTCACCATCCTTATTTTGTGCCTCAAGAATGGCGTTCTAAAGTCAAAAACGGACCTCATCCAATTTGTAAAAGCATTTATTACGGAGATATCAGCTTACGAAAATTCTTCCAGCAAGCCGCAAAAGAACCTTGGTACAAGAATACCCTTTTTGTGATTGTTGCAGATCACACTCCTTCTAGTAATAGTGAAATTTACAATCAACGGACAGAAATGTACCGAATCCCTATTGCTTTCTTCGATCCAAGTGGAAAACTACCGCGTAAACGAGAAAAGACCATTTTCCAGCAAATAGATATTATGCCTACCGTTCTGGATTTAGTGAATGTAAAAGCAAATTATTACAGTATTGGAAGTAGTTTTTTCTCCAAAGATCCGCGTGAAGCTGTCACTTACTTGGAAGGTTCTTACTATTACTTTCGGAACAATAAATTATTAGTTTATTCCAATGACAAAATTGTGAATTTGTTTGATTTTACGATTAAAACTAAAAATCCAACCAACCTATTACCTGCTCAAAAAGCGGAAGCAGAAAAAATGGCGAAACGTTTAAAAGCCATTATTCAGAGATATAATCACGATTTAATTCATAATCAGACGATTGTTCGATGA
- a CDS encoding diacylglycerol/lipid kinase family protein encodes MKKRIRFIINPISGGIKKAKVPQMIEEHLNHDLFDYDIAITQYKQHAKSIALESAQEGIDIVCAVGGDGSVHEVGTALAGTKCHLAIIPTGSGNGLARHLKIPLKTPQAIQNINQLNSIRMDTGLANDKPFLGVGGYGFDAFIAKRFDEYHIRGFWGYTQLVYEEYFSYKPPKMKIILPNETIKGNFLLCSIANSSEFGNGFCISPKSNVIDGQMELVLLSKFSWWRTMGVIGRFFFKKIEGSRYIRIIPFQKARIILDVPLAHYDGEPFEVRKEINIEIIPNNLSVLCGKGYLEFANLKLKTEDYVY; translated from the coding sequence ATGAAAAAGAGAATCCGATTCATCATTAACCCCATTTCGGGAGGCATCAAGAAGGCCAAGGTTCCACAAATGATCGAGGAGCACTTGAACCATGACTTGTTCGATTATGATATTGCGATTACTCAATACAAACAACACGCAAAATCCATCGCATTAGAATCAGCACAAGAAGGGATCGATATTGTATGTGCAGTTGGAGGAGATGGTTCTGTACACGAAGTTGGAACAGCTCTTGCGGGAACAAAATGTCACTTAGCAATTATTCCAACAGGTTCTGGAAATGGGCTTGCACGACATTTAAAAATTCCCTTAAAAACTCCTCAAGCCATTCAAAATATCAACCAATTGAACAGCATCCGAATGGATACTGGCTTGGCAAATGACAAACCTTTTTTGGGCGTTGGCGGTTACGGATTTGATGCCTTCATTGCAAAACGCTTTGATGAATATCACATTCGCGGATTTTGGGGATACACCCAACTGGTTTATGAAGAGTATTTCTCTTACAAACCGCCCAAAATGAAGATTATCTTGCCCAATGAAACAATCAAAGGGAATTTCTTGCTTTGTTCAATCGCCAATTCATCTGAATTTGGAAATGGATTCTGTATCTCACCCAAATCAAATGTGATTGATGGGCAAATGGAATTAGTTCTGTTGAGCAAATTTTCGTGGTGGCGAACAATGGGAGTTATTGGACGATTCTTTTTCAAAAAAATTGAAGGCTCCAGATATATTCGTATTATTCCATTTCAAAAGGCTCGTATCATATTAGATGTTCCATTGGCACATTATGACGGAGAACCATTTGAAGTGCGCAAGGAAATTAATATTGAAATCATCCCAAACAACCTTTCGGTACTTTGTGGAAAAGGATATTTAGAATTCGCAAATTTGAAACTTAAAACAGAGGATTATGTTTATTGA